Below is a window of Allomuricauda ruestringensis DSM 13258 DNA.
CTGATCAATGTGGTTGTTGATCCCATAGGAGTACAACTTAGTGCGCTGTTCCAATTCATTCTGTTTTTGACTTATATGGGGTTTGCGATTCTTTTATTTCCCATTTTGCAAAAAATAGACAGGGATCTGGCCCTTGGCTTTTTAAGCTTTCGAATCATTGCCGGTTGTATTTTGATTTTTGGTATCATGGTCATGCTTGCCATTCTGGCCCTAGGGCAAGAATTGGAGCTTTTTGGAAGTGGAAATGTTGGGGTCGGGCAGGCCGTTGGCCAGATGTTAAAGGTAATCAGGGATCAAACCAATCATGTTTTTATGGTCTTTGCCCTTGGTACGGGAAACCTGATGCTTTATTGGATGTTGCTTCGTTCGGATTTGTTACCGGACTGGCTTCCGTTATGGGGTTTGTTTGGCACCATGTTGTCCATTTCCGCTAGCGGGTTTTTATTGTTTGAATATGTGGAGGTAATCACTCCGGAATATTTGATGATGAATGCTCCAACGGCACTTTTAGAACTGGTGTTGGGGATTTGGTTGTTGACCAAGGGGTTTAAGGTGAACAAAGGAGGTGAAGGGCATGTTTTGTAAAATGGTCTGAAAGTATTGAAATATGTCTTGCGTATATGGGTGAATGATATACTATGGGTTTACCCATTTAAAAAATAGTGGTCTACGCTTGGATTACCTTGGCTGTTGATGCGATGGGAAGGACAGTTGGCCCATTCCCTTGCCCCGGCACGAAGGTATATTTTCCTTGTCTTTCGGCTTCTATTTGGGCAACTTTACGGGGAATAAAGGCGTGGAAACAGTGCATATTGAGTTTGGAGACAAAATAGGTGAGGTAGAGAACAATTTTCCTCCTAACATGATGACATGTTTTTGCAGAAAATTTCCTTGGACAGCCCCTGTGTTTTGGGTGAACCAGGAGCCGTATTTTTAATCATAGGTATTGCCTTGTTTTGAGAAAACCAGGAAGTGATCGGTATGATAGGAACAAGAAGTTTGGAACCCTTAAAAAATGAGGTGTATGCCTTGGAAGATTTGTTGAAAAACATTCTAAAAATATCCGATGCAATGGGCAACCTTTTGTGTGTCCGTTAATCAAATATGTAAATCATTTAAACATAAAAATGGCTATGAAAAAAAATGTTTTGGCTTTTGCCGGTTGGGTTTGTTTTGCCTTAATTGTAGTATCCTGTGATTCGGATCAGGGTAATGCTTGTCCCAAGGATTTTGTGGGTGCATTGACCGGGCAGGAAGAACAGTTGGTCGGTACATGGGTATTGTCCGAGATAACTTCGGAATCTGCAATTGACCTGACCGATGATGAAGAGCAGAACCCTTCGACCGATCTGTTCGAACAATATTCCGAATGTGACCGGGATGCTTCCTATATTTTTGATGATGACCGAACCTATCGTTACGATCTAGGTCAACGTGTTGGAGATTGTGATTATCCTATCACTGCAACGGGATCTTGGAAATTCAGTGCCCAAATATTGAGCCTAACTTCGACTTGTAGCATTCAGACCGCTCCATTGAAGTTGAACGCGGAGGGAGATACTTTTACGTTTTCAGAAGTATACAAGCTAAAGGATGTTCATGGAACAATCATCCAGACCAAAATAGTATTTACCTATTCGTTGGCCCCATAGTTGAAGTACATGGCGTTCCCAATGGTTGGTTAGGCGGAGTAAGTTGTAGATATCGGAGATATTGTTGTTGGCTTTTTCCCATGATGGAAGGCTAGATTTCCACCATTTTTATGAATAAATTTCAGTTTCAGGGATAGGAAGGTAAAAAGCTGTTCTAATCCGGTTTAGATTGACCAGAAGGAAGTTCCATGCGTTTCAAAATGTTATTCAATGACGACCATTAAAATCAAAATTATATGTACAAACGGATGAAAGCTGTTACCCTAAATAAGTACGGGAAACCAGATGCACTTCAGTTGGTAGATATTGAAATGCCCATACCCAAGGAGGATGAGGTCTTAATAAAAATTGATGCCATACCCGTTACTACGGAAGATCCGTTGCAAAGAATGGGGAGGCCATACTTTACAAGATTGTTTTTTGGGTTTACCAAACCTAAAAACCCCATATTGGGCGCTGAATTTTCCGGTGAAATAGTGTCAACTGGAAAGCATGTTAGCCAATTTGAGACAGGTGACAAGGTTTTTGGGCATTCCGGAAAAGGATTGGGATGTTATGCA
It encodes the following:
- a CDS encoding DUF4386 domain-containing protein, yielding MMKFVNRRDTMAGLLILLGLVVGILSIAPAVDSEDFLINVVVDPIGVQLSALFQFILFLTYMGFAILLFPILQKIDRDLALGFLSFRIIAGCILIFGIMVMLAILALGQELELFGSGNVGVGQAVGQMLKVIRDQTNHVFMVFALGTGNLMLYWMLLRSDLLPDWLPLWGLFGTMLSISASGFLLFEYVEVITPEYLMMNAPTALLELVLGIWLLTKGFKVNKGGEGHVL
- a CDS encoding DUF5004 domain-containing protein, giving the protein MKKNVLAFAGWVCFALIVVSCDSDQGNACPKDFVGALTGQEEQLVGTWVLSEITSESAIDLTDDEEQNPSTDLFEQYSECDRDASYIFDDDRTYRYDLGQRVGDCDYPITATGSWKFSAQILSLTSTCSIQTAPLKLNAEGDTFTFSEVYKLKDVHGTIIQTKIVFTYSLAP